One Phalacrocorax carbo chromosome 12, bPhaCar2.1, whole genome shotgun sequence genomic window carries:
- the LOC104049910 gene encoding serine/arginine repetitive matrix protein 2-like, whose amino-acid sequence MVRLCTHHQKQFIRVLNDIYTEVQPDSEGQQLSESESMEASTCGSGCSQQSTENQDKGAICTESKPPYSSDPGQSGSDGLLHVTGQAPKQPVELKSLDRAESSSLALRRDFSELPVTRLHSASPKDSSTQGYLSTLNSSSLNFHHAAKSLEGQQAAGHEQESSVRKCEDNKEQLAGKTLMEGYISVKMANVNGSEDSLDSCLGSQKSSFRALPEESWDPSFAVTSPRRADKENTLQCSSKASLHQDLDTKEQDARPKQENHLHAMAKVKAGCHLHPADKSPLDKSKEGWLPAGAAPAAHRTPGGHPRAKAASLRSTRKSKKASGLRINDYDNQCDVVYISQPITECHFESQRSVSSRKTARKSTRGYYFNGECCELPTVRTLVKSSRAEEKGSSPALRTETLVSAKPSLVLSVGGSAGAGREGEKRVSLRLLAKGAPTNRETKERAEPGSVQPRDTRALRSREAAMALPFFSLSAPPSPQKEDSLAGSPPPGSPPTGGAGTRAGGTVPMEAGSSLGSSGDGSSSGQAANFAAPPVSEASGGEKGCPGSDVQTDLDVPASPEPKFPSQPSAAAGTSPLAHDGASDPAQLPGVGDAEPCGLCPAEPSPCSAGQHAPDEPPATMEGVSPPEPPATLQCVDVNKSIDPEPEAESSGMAGDSSLEQTEAVLAITALPEISEGEAVTNNSPAGEKEPTEGEMPPEPDGSDTAGKDSVSSKDSLDKKRKKGRRVLVASDRRLRSQQFQSPTEGSAEDTGSSSSVQLPCLQVKLSKSPGAKRFKREAHLDGAASMHFPNDCFPNTLLKTSEGLGTGQAPESIAEQQPGEENGVTTRQTYKSILAKETVAEGENFSKDNPPANCSQNQPGEMLEISVHTDSERQSTLLPPESSMPANDAKQVDVKPDDASTKDEESSNSAMNTGKLESFKPVASSPPCPGSRGGSKHLPAKAATHKKVALQFYNLRHAPTPIDTAKKSTPGKESMQAIPKSRDECSSGNDDSLALEDTDMADSKPKFMEWCAEEETQELIAQFNTQYMKVQKGWIQLEKEVQPTPKVKNKADKLKEIWKSKKRTRKSRGSLEVQKLSPVQMLFMKAFKLSDICQWFLETTETRSLVIVKKLNTRLPGEIPPIKVPMQKYSSSSLYPSSLQAERLKKHLKKFAATTPARNNLKNQKLWAKIRENADKAEAEEATAPSQTSPTGTGAEDLSEDKTIQPAPSLPTQASTRILRKYSNLRGKLRAQHRMVKAEKKSDGPGDHPSLESKQSRKSVCINPLMSPKLALQIKADAFPAKSLSVDGSGKGRKGKSRSQEDPSPKADLQLSRKKRMLKESGSTQERSGSSTKDKLPAKKASKIKHSEVSTKAPATRKQAAMERSSKLARKMSLKEKRAPKRQLEKVRLPMRKGKENTSRRAVLPPSFEELAKSPKQKPLGESSTRSQKMANKKPSSGKTLTRSMKKLQESSGSQGKRKLRAKVDCSHSKRSRLDPK is encoded by the coding sequence ATGGTCAGACTGTGTACACATCACCAGAAGCAATTCATTCGTGTGCTAAACGACATCTACACTGAAGTACAACCAGACTCTGAAGGCCAGCAGTTGTCTGAATCGGAGAGCATGGAGGCCTCCACCTGTGGTTCGGGTTGTAGccagcaaagcactgaaaatcaAGATAAGGGTGCTATTTGTACTGAATCAAAGCCCCCTTATTCCTCGGACCCAGGACAGTCGGGGTCCGATGGCCTCCTGCATGTTACAGGACAAGCCCCGAAGCAGCCGGTGGAGCTGAAGTCTCTGGACAGAGCAGAGAGCTCCAGTCTTGCTTTGAGAAGGGACTTTTCCGAGCTCCCCGTCACCAGGCTTCATTCTGCTAGTCCAAAGGATAGCTCCACCCAAGGATACCTCAGCACGTTGAACTCTTCCTCTTTGAATTTCCATCATGCCGCAAAGAGCCTGGAAGGGCAGCAAGCTGCTGGACACGAACAAGAATCCAGTGTCAGAAAGTGTGAGGACAATAAAGAGCAGCTAGCAGGTAAGACTCTCATGGAAGGTTATATCTCGGTCAAAATGGCAAATGTGAACGGCAGCGAGGACAGCTTAGACAGCTGTCTGGGGTCCCAAAAGAGCTCTTTCAGAGCTCTGCCGGAAGAGTCGTGGGATCCCAGCTTTGCGGTGACCTCTCCTCGCAGAGCtgacaaagaaaacactttGCAATGCAGCTCAAAAGCATCTTTGCACCAGGACTTAGACACAAAAGAACAAGATGCAAGACCAAAGCAAGAAAACCACCTGCATGCCATGGCCAAGGTCAAGGCAGGCTGCCACCTGCACCCGGCCGACAAGAGCCCGCTTGACAAGTCCAAAGAGGGCTGGCTGCCTGCTGGCGCCGCGCCAGCCGCTCACCGGACCCCCGGCGGGCACCCCCGCGCCAAGGCAGCCTCCCTCAGATCCACTCGGAAGAGCAAGAAAGCGTCAGGGCTGAGGATCAATGACTACGACAACCAGTGCGACGTGGTCTACATCAGCCAGCCCATCACCGAGTGCCATTTCGAGAGCCAGCGGTCGGTGTCATCCCGCAAGACAGCAAGGAAGAGCACACGGGGGTACTACTTCAACGGGGAGTGCTGCGAGCTCCCGACTGTCCGCACACTGGTTAAGAGCTCCCGGGCGGAGGAGAAGGGGAGCAGCCCGGCGCTGCGAACTGAGACCCTTGTAAGCGCTAAGCCGTCCCTGGTGCTCTCAGTGGGGGGGTCTGCAGGGGCAGGACGGGAAGGCGAGAAAAGGGTTTCCCTGAGGCTCCTGGCTAAAGGGGCACCAACCAACCGAGAAACGAAAGAGAGAGCTGAGCCAGGCTCCGTGCAGCCCCGGGATACCCGGGCACTGCGGTCGAGGGAAGCCGCTATGGCCCTGCccttcttctccctctctgctccaCCCAGCCCCCAGAAAGAGGACAGCTTGGCTGGCTCGCCACCCCCTGGCTCCCCTCCCACTGGAGGAGCAGGGACGAGAGCGGGAGGCACCGTCCCCAtggaggctggcagcagcctgggctcctccggggatggcagcagcagcgggcAGGCTGCCAATTTTGCTGCCCCTCCTGTCTCAGAAGCATCCGGTGGCGAGAAAGGTTGCCCAGGCTCTGATGTACAAACTGATCTGGACGTCCCTGCCAGCCCGGAGCCAAAGTTCCCCTCGCAGCCCTCCGCCGCTGCAGGCACATCACCCCTGGCCCACGATGGTGCCAGCGATCCTGCCCAGCTTCCAGGTGTGGGAGATGCAGAGCCCTGCGGGCTGTGTCCGGCAGAGCcctccccatgctctgcaggCCAGCATGCGCCTGATGAGCCCCCTGCCACCATGGAAGGGGTGAGCCCCCCAGAACCCCCTGCCACCTTGCAGTGTGTGGATGTGAACAAAAGCATCGATCCTGAACCAGAAGCCGAATCATCGGGCATGGCGGGTGACAGCTCCCTTGAGCAAACGGAGGCTGTGCTTGCCATCACAGCCCTCCCTGAAATCTCGGAAGGGGAGGCGGTGACAAATAACAGCCCAGCAGGTGAAAAAGAGCCCACTGAAGGGGAGATGCCACCTGAACCTGATGGCTCAGACACTGCAGGGAAAGACTCTGTCTCTTCCAAAGACAGTCTAGACAAGAAACgaaagaaaggcaggagagTCCTTGTGGCATCAGACCGGCGTCTCCGAAGCCAGCAATTCCAGTCACCCACCGAGGGCAGTGCTGAGGATACTGGTTCTTCCAGCTCTGTGCAGCTTCCTTGCCTTCAGGTCAAACTCTCCAAGAGCCCTGGCGCTAAGCGGTTCAAGAGAGAAGCGCACCTGGATGGGGCAGCATCCATGCACTTCCCAAATGACTGCTTCCCCAACACGCTGCTCAAAACCAGTGAGGGGCTGGGCACTGGTCAGGCCCCAGAGAGCATCGCTGAGCAGCAGCCAGGCGAGGAGAATGGTGTCACTACCAGACAAACTTATAAAAGCATCTTAGCAAAAGAAACTgtggcagagggagaaaattTCTCTAAAGACAACCCCCCTGCTAATTGCAGCCAAAATCAACCGGGTGAGATGCTGGAAATCAGTGTCCACACTGACTCTGAGAGGCAAAGCACTCTCCTCCCTCCAGAGAGCAGCATGCCTGCAAATGATGCCAAGCAAGTGGATGTGAAACCGGACGATGCCAGCACAAAGGACGAGGAGAGCTCCAACAGTGCCATGAACACAGGCAAGCTGGAGAGCTTCAAGCCAGTGGCCAGTTCACCTCCATGTCCCGGCAGCAGAGGTGGGAGCAAGCATCTTCCAGCAAAGGCTGCAACGCATAAAAAGGTTGCCCTCCAGTTTTATAACTTAAGGCACGCACCCACACCCATAGACACAGCAAAAAAGAGCACACCAGGGAAGGAGTCTATGCAAGCGATCCCGAAGTCAAGGGACGAATGCAGTTCAGGGAATGACGACTCCCTGGCGTTGGAGGACACAGACATGGCTGACAGCAAACCAAAGTTCATGGAGTGGTGTGCTGAAGAGGAGACCCAGGAACTCATTGCTCAGTTCAACACCCAGTACATGAAAGTTCAGAAGGGCTGGattcagctggagaaggaggtgcAGCCAACCCCCAAGGTAAAGAACAAAGCCGACAAACTAAAAGAGAtttggaaaagcaagaaaaggacaCGGAAAAGTAGGGGCTCTCTGGAAGTGCAGAAGCTTTCTCCTGTCCAGATGCTGTTTATGAAGGCCTTCAAGCTGTCCGACATCTGTCAGTGGTTTCTGGAGACAACTGAAACCAGGTCTCTAGTGATCGTGAAGAAACTCAACACCCGTCTCCCAGGGGAGATTCCCCCCATCAAAGTCCCCATGCAGAAATATTCCTCTTCCAGTCTCTACCCCAGCTCACTGCAAGCCGAACGGTTGAAAAAACACCTCAAGAAGTTTGCCGCCACTACCCCGGCTCGGAATAACCTGAAGAACCAAAAGCTTTGGGCCAAAATTCGGGAGAATGCTGATAAAGCGGAGGCTGAAGAAGCCACTGCTCCCAGCCAGACGTCTCCCACTGGCACCGGCGCCGAGGACCTGAGCGAAGACAAAACCATCCAGCCTGCCCCCAGTTTGCCCACGCAGGCTAGCACCAGGATCCTGCGCAAGTACTCCAACCTGCGGGGCAAGCTGCGAGCCCAGCACCGCATGGtgaaggcagagaagaaaagtgATGGCCCGGGGGACCACCCATCCCTGGAGAGCAAGCAAAGCAGGAAGAGCGTGTGCATCAACCCACTGATGTCTCCAAAGCTGGCCTTGCAGATCAAAGCAGACGCCTTTCCTGCTAAATCTCTGTCAGTGGATGGGTCGGGGAAGGGGCGGAAGGGGAAGAGCAGGTCCCAGGAGGACCCCTCACCCAAAGCTGATCTCCAGCTCagcaggaagaagaggatgCTGAAGGAGAGTGGGAGCACCCAGGAGCGGTCAGGCTCCTCCACCAAGGACAAGCTGCCTGCCAAGAAGGCcagtaaaataaagcattcGGAGGTCAGCACGAAAGCTCCTGCCACCCGAAAGCAGGCTGCCATGGAGAGGAGCAGTAAGCTGGctagaaaaatgtctttgaaagagaagagagCCCCgaaaaggcagctggagaaggtgCGACTCCCCATGCGGAAGGGCAAGGAGAACACGAGCAGACGGGCTGTGCTGCCCCCCAGCTTTGAGGAGCTGGCCAAGTCCCCAAAGCAGAAGCCCCTGGGGGAGTCCTCCACACGGTCGCAGAAGATGGCCAACAAGAAGCCCAGCAGTGGGAAGACCCTGACGAGGTCCATGAAGAAGTTGCAGGAGAGCAGCGGGTCGCAGGgcaagaggaagctgagggcaAAAGTGGACTGTTCTCACAGCAAGCGCTCGCGACTGGATCCGAAATAG